The Shewanella mesophila genome contains the following window.
ACTATCTTGGTTGGGAATGCTTTATTTGTTAGGGTTCGGCATGCTATTTATCTATTGGAAATTATCGATTTAAAGTCAGGCGATTTAAAGTCATTCGATTTAAATGGCTTGATGGAGTTCATCTTCTAAACCGTTATCTTTTTAATAAGGATGTTTACTTGATTCAATATATCTACCGCGCCAATTCGTTTATTGGTGCGCTGCTGTTTATTACTCTGTTAATGATGATGGTAACGAGTCATATCTCTGCCGCTAGCGAGCGCCCACAGGCCTCCACTGATATAAAAAACTCTGATCTGACCTCTTTAGCTGAGGCGTTCGACAATAGCATCTTGGCTAACGAGCGGCCTTTTTATGGGGTGATGTTACTGGTACAAGATGGCGAGGTTGTTTACCAATACAAACATGGATTTGAGGGGATGGAACAACCAGATAGTGATAGTTATTTTTTACTCGCTTCCCAGTCAAAGATGATCACGGCGGCAGTCGTCTTGGATGCCGTCGATAAGGGTAAGATCTCACTGGAACAGACGCTTAATCACTATTTAAAGTCGGCTAGTGCGCCTTTATACGACCCCAATATCACCATTAAGCAGTTACTTAGCCACACATCTGGGATCGCCCCAATAGGCAAAGACAACCGATTTATGCCAGGTAGCCAATTTCAATATTCGAATTTTGGCTATGAGATGTTGGCAAAGGTGCTGGAAATTCAGTATCAGCGGCCGTTCAACGCGATCGTTAATCAGTTTTTGTTGGACAAGGGAATTAATGGGATATTGGCACAAATGGGTCCGACAAAGGCGAAAGCCGCGAGCCTGTATAAAGATATTCAAGGGTTAGAGATGCGACCTCATGGCTCGTCCGGTGCGGTTGGCAATCAAATGGGTAATTACGAGATGGTTGATTACGAGATCACTGCAGATCTATTACCCGGTGGTGGCTTGCTAGGCTCTACTAAGGGGTTAGCTCAATATTTACGAGCGTTACATGGTGGATTACTGCTACCTAAAGCCTTATATCACGCTATGGTGACTCCTGTGATTAAGCGTAATCATCGTTGGAGTGAGCTCTATTATGGTTATGGAGTGCAGATTAATCAGCAACAGCTGGTCGAATATAGCCACTCGGGATACCTACCAGGGTTTCAATCGTTAAGCTTAAGTTATCCTCAAAACGATACCTATTTTGTCTTGTTGGAAAATAGCTCTTGGCCTTTAGATGATATGGATAAGGTCTTTGGCCTGCAAGATAAGTTAAGAGGAATACTGCGCCAACACTTGATACTGGCGCAGCTTGCTGAAAATAAACCCTGAGTAAAATGAAAATTCGGCTATAATGTTGCGCAATGATGATGGCGCAGCCGCGCAATCCTAAAGGTAAAGACAACTAAGTATGATTAACAACGATATATTACGCCGCTTACGTTTTGTGTTTGACTACCAAAATGCCAAAATGATAAAAATTTTTGCCAAAGTTAAACACGAGGTAACACAAGAAGAACTCCTCAATATGCTTAAGAAAGAAGCTGAAGAGGGTTATCAACCTTGTAATGACAAGATGCTTTGTCGTTTTCTCGATGGCTTAATTATCGAAAAGCGTGGCTTAAAAGAGGGAGCTGAAATTCCTGAGCCTATCGCGCAGTTAAACAACAACCTTATTTTCAAGAAGCTTAGAGTGGCGCTTGAAATGCGTGAAGAGGATATCATTAGCGCCCTAGCACTGGCGGATTTCAATATGAGCAAGTCTGAATTAGGTGCGCTATTTAGAAAGCCTGGCCATAAACATTTTAAAGAATGTGGTGATCAGGTTCTGCGTAACTTTTTGACAGGCTTGTCACTTAAATATCGTGGCAAATAGGCTCAAACATATTTGAGTTTGAAGCACAGCTAAGGCTGTGCTTTTTTATGCCTTAAAATCATTGCGTTTTAAACGCTGGCTTTAATAAAAAATAATCAAAAAATGATCGTCGAAAAGGCAACAAAGATCACACTTTGTGGTAATCTTGGCAGAATCATACGACCGCAACTTCACTATTACAAATACAGAAAGGTTACCAATGGACGATAATAAACGCCCGCTATATCTTCCTTTTGCCGGACCCGCGATCCTCGAAGCGCCGTTAATCAACAAAGGCAGTGCATTTACCGAAGAGGAGCGGATCTTTTTTAACCTTGAAGGTCTCTTGCCTCATGTGATTGAGACTATCGAAGAGCAAGCCTCTCGTGCTTACGATCAATACAAAAATTTTAGTAATGATCTCGATAGGCATATCTATCTTAGAAACATTCAAGATACTAACGAGACTCTGTATTATCGTCTGTTGCAAAATCATATTACTGAGATGATGCCTATTATCTACACCCCAACCGTGGGTCTAGCTTGTGAGCGTTTCTCGAAGAACTACCGCCGTAACCGCGGACTGTTTATCTCCTATCCCAATAAAGATCGTATCGATGACATCCTAAATAATTCAACACGCCAGAAAGTGAAGATTATTGTGGTTACCGATGGCGAGCGTATTCTGGGCCTTGGCGACCAAGGTATTGGTGGTATGGGAATTCCGATTGGTAAGCTATCGCTATACACAAGTTGTGGCGGCATAAGTCCTGCTTATACGTTGCCTATCACCCTCGATGTCGGCACAGATAATCCGCACTTGCTTGAAGATCCCATGTACATGGGCTGGCGTAATCAGCGTATCGGCGGTGAAGAATATACCGAGTTTGTCGAAGCCTTTATGCAGGCGGTACATCGACGCTGGCCTGATGCCTTGATCCAGTTTGAGGATTTTGCGCAGAAGAATGCCATGCCTTTGCTTGAACGTTATAAAGACCAATATTGTTGTTTTAATGACGATATCCAAGGTACAGCCGCAGTGACAGTGGGATCTTTACTGGCAGCCAGTAAAGCGGCCAAGACTCAGCTATCTAAACAGCGTATTGCTTTTTTAGGGGCGGGCAGTGCGGGTTGTGGTATTGCAGAAGCCATTGTGGCGCAGATGGTGTCAGAAGGGATCAGCGATGCGCAAGCGCGTCAGCAAGTGTTTATGGTTGACCGTTGGGGATTGCTGCAAGATAACATGCCTAACCTGTTGCCGTTTCAACAGAATCTAGCTCAAAAAGCGGCTGAAGTTGATGGTTGGCATACCGATAATGAAAACATCTCATTATTGGATGTCATGCATAACGGTAAGCCAACGGTACTTATCGGTGTCTCTGGGGCGCCAGGTTTGTTTAGTGAAGAGATAATTAAGGCGATGCATAATCATTGTGCGCGGCCAATTATCTTTCCATTGTCGAATCCGACCAGCCGTGTAGAGGCGACGCCAAAGGATATCTTGCACTGGACTAATGGTGAAGCCTTAGTCGCTACAGGTAGTCCGTTCGAACCTGTGGTCATTGAAGACAAAACATTTGAGATTGCCCAGTGCAATAATAGCTATATCTTCCCCGGCATTGGTCTTGGGGTATTAGCCTCTGGGGCTAAACGTGTCAGCAATGAGATGCTGATGGCATCGAGCAGAGCCTTAGCCGAGTGTTCGCCACTGGCAATCGAAGGCGAAGGTTCGTTATTACCCGCACTCGAAAATATTCATCACGTTAGTAAGCATATTGCGTTTGCCGTTGCCAAAGTTGCTGTGGAGCAAGGTCATGCACTGCCGTGCAGCGATGAGTTACTGCTACAAGCTATTGAAGACAATTTCTGGACTGCTGAGTATCGTCGCTATAAGCGTACCTCTTTCTAGACATTTTTGTTGGTCTAAACCTAAAAAGCTGCCGATGGCAGCTTTTTTTATGGCATTAGATTGCAAATAAACTCAGATGGTTAATCGAATTTAATCTTGCGTTAGATCACAAAGTTAATCAGAGGCTTTTGAAGTGCTCGTCATTCCAGAACAATAGCTAGCTATTTTAAGTTTGAATTAATCTCAGTGGGTAAAGGTAGGCCTAAACCTTATATCTGCCCTTTATCATAGCGATGAAATACAAGGAAAAATCGTCTGTAAGTCGTCATGCTGGAGGCTTATTTTTTAGGTTATAAGCCTAATAATTGGGAGTTATCATGAAGTATATTGCGCTTTTATCATCACTATTATTTGCCGCTTCGGTTGCAGCCGTTGATTGCACCGATTGTCACGAAAAAGTCGACCTAGCAGTTCATCAGGAAGCTGCCGCAACCTTGGCAACTTGTAATGATTGCCATGGTATGGCTGACGCGCACACAGTAGATATGGAAATTCATACACCAGAATTAACTATTACTGAATGTGCAGATTGTCACGGGATGGAAAAGTAAGTCGATTTCATTGAAGACCTGATTTGGCCATTTTAGAATAAGCCACCTGTAGGAGGTGGCTTTTTTATTTTCAATGAAAAATCGGCTTTCAGCGACGCTTACAAGTGTTAGGTTAACTCGACTTTTTTAACCTGACGCTACCACTGATAGTACTCATTTTGATATCGGCGTTACCATTAGATAGTTGAAAGTTAAGTGTACTGTTCGGAGAGTATTTCTGTTTGTAGGGTTTATCGTCTGTTAATGAGTTTTGGATTTTTCCACCTGGCCCCCCATCGATCTCAAAACTAGCATCACTGTTGTCTGGCAAGGTTAGGTTGATATCGCCGCTGACACTGCTTAAGCTGGCTTTGCTTGTTATAGATTGCATAGAGAGTGTTACATCACCACTGACACTTTGGCTCTTAATATGACTGATATCCTCTAGTGTTAGGTTGGCGTCGCCAGACACGATCTCAATAGCAACTTCATCAGCCTTACTATTTGCAGTGAGTTGGCCGCTAACCAATTTGTAACTGACGTTGCCGATACTCTGATTGTCCTTGATGTTACCTGATACTGTTTCAAGCGATAATTTGCCCTTAGATGTGTTACTTTGTATATCGCCAGAGACCGTATATATGGTTACCTCATTCGCGAGATTTGTCGCCTTAATGTTTCCGCTAACGGATTGAATATTAATGTCACCATTGAGGTCGTTAACGTGATAGCTCGTCGATACGCCTTCTGCAGATAAATTTAGTTCTCTTGGCACCATAATAGTTAACTTTGAGCCATCCTTGTTATTGCCTGAATAGCGCCGTGGCATTTTATCCTCAATACTGATTATGTTGCCTTTTTTCTCGACTATTAACCCTTCACTGAGTTCGTCGAGTGTACCTGTCACCTGGATTTCATTGTTCTCCCACGGAGTAATTTGCACGTCACCCCGATGAACTTGGAGATTAAGTTTCGGGTTACTCTCGGTGGTTATTTTCTTATCGACGCTTTGCGCGGCAAGTAAAACTGGGCTCATCATCAACATCGGGATAATGGCTAATTTATAGTTGATCTTCATATTATTTCGTCCCTATTTTTTTGGTTTATAGGCAATCGTTGTCCTTGCCTGAGCAGATCTATTTCCCGTTCCTGAGTCCAAAGCCACAGTTGCCATAGTTGTTTATCGGTTGGGTTAAGCTGTAATGTTCGGTAAATTTGCTCGGCTGCCGCTTTTAGTTGCTCGACGCCTTGCTCTACTGGTTGGCCGTATTGGCTACTTTGCCAATTCACCTTTTGTACTTGATTTTGTAATTCAAGAACCTGTTGCTGATGCTGAGCCCTGATTGATTCAAGGGATGTTAGCAAGGGAGTTAGCTCTGGCGCCATGAGATTTGATGTTACATATTGTTGTCCCGCAATCATTGAAAGTAACAGTAAACTGGCGATGGCAACTGGTCGCCAATAACGGTTTTGATTGGTTATAGGTGTCTCTAATCTGTGCTCTATTTGAGGCCAAAGATCATGGGCTGGAGTGAGCTCTCTCGAGGCATTAGCGATAAGGGTATCAAGTTGGTTGTCGTGGGTTGTCATCAAATCATCTCCTGCAACAATTTCTTTGCTCGGTGATATTGGGCTTTACTTGTGCCCGCAGCGATGTTGAGTTGCCTAGCTATTTCTTCATGCTGATAACCTTCTAACGCAAACAGCACAAATACTATTCTGGCTCGTTCTGGTAACTGCAATAATAGTTTGTCGATCACTTCGTAGTGCAGTTCGGTGCCACAGGCTTCACTAAGCTGATCTGCGGGTAATAATCTCGCCCAAAAGCTTTTCTGTTTTTTGATTGTGGTTAGCGCTTGATTTACGCTTAACCTGTGGAGCCAAGTGCTAAACTGACTACTAGCATCAAACAGTGGCAGCTTTTGCCATAAGCGAATAAAGGTTTCTTGAGTGGCTTCTTCTGCTAGGTCGGTTTGGCCAGCAAGACGAAAGCACAGGGCGTAGACGCGGCGATGATGAAGTTGATAAAGCTCGTGAAACGCCACCTTATCGCCCTGCTTTGCGCGGTCAATTAGCGATGCTTCTGACATCTGCTGTGGTGTATCCGAAGGCTGCAATGCGCTCAACGCTTATTCCCTGTTTGCGATTTAATATCTATTAGACACGTCCAAGTTGATAAAAGGTTTAAAGCGAATGGGTATTTTTTTACCTATATTGTGAAACGCGACATCACTCGGTGAAAAAACCTTAAGAATCGAGTTATAAGGAGAACTTTATCGACCTAATCGTTAACCGAGAACCTTGAATACCATAAATTCTCCCTAATTAAGCACAACTTATATGATTTGGCCTTTCAAACCAAATGATTGAACGGGTTAAATTTGTTTATGAGTATCAATATTAGCCGAGGGATAGGCGGAAAAATTGTTTAACGTTTCAATGTTGGTGTCTTTCAAATACCAATTGCGCCCCAACAAGATCGGCGAGTGGCTGCCAACTGTTTTGAATAGGGGAGTTCGCTTCGCGGACCTTCTGCCAAGTATTTTGCCGCTGCATAATTCAGCTAATTCATCTTTGATCATATCTAAGCTAAAAACGTCCTCTTTTACAGGAGTGAGCAGCTCCCCCAAGCTTCGGCGAGTACATTAATCTTAGAATCGACATAAACCGCAGATAGAGTTATTAAGTCGCTGTCACATTTTCGCCTGTCTTGATTGTGATTCCCGACTAAATCGATATGGGTTCCCTCCGTTACCCCATTGATAGGGAAAGCGCAGTTGGTGAGCCAGTGGCGCAACTAATGATATCGGCATCGTTGACCGAACTCAGCAGACTTGTACACGTTTCCACTTGAAGATCTGGGCGTGATTTTTTATTGCTGCGACAATGCATTCTGATTTTTCGTGGTTTTGTCCCCAGCACGTGACTTTCTCAATTGGACGCACGGAAGCATGGGCTAAAGCCATAAAGGTCGCTCACTCTCCAGTTCCCATAACAAGCCTTGTGTGAATATTTTATGCAATAACGTCTTGGGTTGAAATCAACTCCTGAGTGATATCTCTATTTTTAGGTCTTACCTGTTGGTGTCTTGACGATATTTAATGCTGTTCGGCATTAAAATATATCAGTAATACGAGTGAGTTGCCGATAATGACTATAATTAACTCTTGAAGTGGTTAAGCTGATATCGGTGAATCCCATCCGAGGATGAAGTCACTCAGGAATAATAAACAACGTAAGGATTTTCTTTCTATGCTCATACGCCATAAATTACTCGTAAGTGCTGCAGTTTCTATTTGCTCAGTGATTGCGATGTTTGGTTTGCAGAGACATTCGGCCGCGACATTGGACGATTTGTCTCACGCAGCCCAAAAAGTAATTGAACTTGAAAAGGATGTTTTGAGTTTGCGGAAAGATGAAAAGGATTTTTTTGCCCGTTTAGATATTAATTATCTTGATAAACATAAGCTTAATGCCAGAGAATTAGATTCAACTATCAGAACGCTCGATGAGATATTTCTGGCTTATGATATTCCGACCAATGCGTTAGATTCCTTTAAGCAAAGTATTGAGCGATATGAAACTGTATTTGTTGATCTGGTTAAATTGCAGCAACAGGTAGGGCTTAACCCTAAAGATGGACTCTATGGTCGATTACGTGGAGCTGTGCATAATGTTGAAACCTTAGTGAAGGAGAACAATGAGCCCGAACTGCTAGTGACCATGTTACAACTAAGGCGCAATGAAAAGGATTTTATGTTACGCCGTAGCTTGAGCTATTTAGACAAGTTTGATAGCAATATCGCAATCCTCAGACAACAAGTTGATTCGTCACTCCTAAACAGTAATGTAAAGTCAGAACTTGGTCGTTTGATTGATGCTTATGGTGCTGATTTTAAAGCTTTGGTAACTAAAGAGCAGGAACTCGGCTTAACGGAGAATGAGGGACAAATGGCAGCGCTGAGAGCCAGTGTCGCCGATGCAGAAAAAGGATTAGCGACTTTAAAAGAGCAGGCATTAGAGGCGATTCATAGTGCTGAAAGCAGTGCGGTGACAATTAGTATTGCCATTTTTGTATTGATAACGGTTGTTTTGATCAGTTTTACTCTGGTAATTATTCGCAGCATTATGGAGCCAGTGCAAAGGATCAGTAGTGTGATATCCGCTATTGAGCAGACAAAAGATCTCTCCTTGCGCTGTGACACAAGAGTAGACGATGAAATTGGTCAAATTGCCACCCATTTTAATGGCATGGTGTCATCTTTTCAGCAATTGATTAAGCAAGTATTAGAATCGGTTGATGTGGTTAACCATTCTTGTCACGAGTTATCGGCAAACTCAATACGAGCTTCTGAAGGGGTGGCGCGTCAGCTCAATGAAACCGATATGGTTGCTACTGCCATTACAGAGATGGGGGCAACCATTGATGAGATTGCCAGTAATACGGAACTTGCAGCAGAACGTGCTAGCAATACCCATGACAATGCTCAGAAAGGGCAGGTTGGTGTAGTGCAAACCATTGAAAAAATTCAAGCATTAGCTGAAGAGCTGAATCATTCTGCTAATGTGGCTGCCGATTTAGAAAAAGACAGTGAAACCATAGGCAGCGTACTCGATGTCATTCGTGGCATTGCTGAGCAGACTAACTTACTTGCGCTTAATGCGGCGATAGAAGCAGCAAGGGCTGGGGAGCAGGGCAGAGGCTTTGCCGTGGTTGCTGATGAAGTGAGAAGTCTCGCGATGCGCACCCAAGAGTCGACCGAAGAGATTGCGGGTATTATTCAAACGCTACAATCTCGCACGCGTTCAATCGTTCAGCTGATGGAGTCAACTCAAAAGCAGGGTGGTGAAAGTGCCGAGCAGGCAGCCAGCGCTGGGGCCTTGTTAGAGCAGATTAACTCAGATGTCACTAATATCATGGACATGAGTACTCAGATAGCCGCTGCGATTGAAGAACAAAGTATGGTGGCATCAGAGGTCAATAAAAATGTCGTGATTATTCGTGATATAGCTGCGGAATCTGCGACCGCTGCAGATGAGAATGCATCGGCGTCAGATGAAGTCAAAGCGCGAACCGAATCTTTGCTTCAGGCTGTCAGTCTATTTAAGATTTAGTCCGACAAACCAGCAGAGAAGTTTAAGCGGTTAATAACAGTAAATGATGGGTGCGAATGAAATTAAACCATTTTTTGAATTTGTTAGGCTTAGTTCTTCTACTGCTGTCTGTCATTACAGCTAGTATCATCTATTATTTTGTTTACCTTCCAGCTATTGCAGAGCAGGTATTACAGAAGCAACACAAAGAGCTAGCAGTTGTTCAAAAAGGTATCGAGTTTTCACAGCGTAACCTTGAAACGCTCTGTTATGACTATGCCCTCTGGGACAATATGGTTGAGTTTGTTGAATCAATGTCCATAGACTTTATTCAATCCAATCTCATGGATAATACCTTTGAAGCAGCCAGTTTAGACGGCTTTTACATTTTTGATAGAAAAGGGCTGCTCAAATGGCATTATGCAAAGAATCGTAATTATAGCCCGCAATATTTACCTCAGGAGACGGCGGGTTTTATCGGTAGAATTTTGCCCCCGGCAGATGTTTTTTTACAAAATAAGCCGAGTGTTCGAAATGGCTTACTCAACATGGGGAGCAAACTGGTCTATTTTAGCAATGTAACAATAATGCCAACCAGTGGTACTGGTGATATTGTTGGCAGTCTTTTGGTGGTTAGAGAGCTCAGCGGTAAGGCTGAACAGGAGATTGGCGAGTTAAGCTTAGTTAATTTTCATATCACTAAGTTAGATGTCAATTTTACAGCACCTAATATGCTGGATTTCCGCAGTCCTCCAAACGTGGTAGAGATAGCAAGCTCTCATGCTTGGATTATTAAGGATGTTTTAGGTTTTGCTGCGGCAAAAATCACCGTAAACCATGCTGAAGGGCAGTTGCCATCCATTTTTACCCTAGAATCTTTATTAATGTTTTTCAGCGTGTTGATCATGACATCTATCGCAATATTGCCGCTGTCTTGGTTTGTGTTGCGTCCGTTACGGGTAGTCAATCAAGTGTTATCTAAAATGGCGACTAAAGAACGATTACTTAGAATGCCTACGACTTGGCGTATAGACGAAATCGCGAATTTAACCCTCTCATTTAACTTAGTGGTCGATAAGCTTGAGCGACACCAAAATTATCTCGAAAACCTCTCCTTTAATGATGCTTTGACAGGTATTGCTAATCGGCGCAGTTTGGAGGTTTTTGCCGAACGGGCGCACGAGCATTGGCGTGCTGGAAAGGGGGCCATTGGTTTTTTAATGATTGATATCGATTATTTTAAAATTTATAACGATTCAGTAGGTCATCAAGCTGGCGATCAAGTGCTTATTCGAGTCGCCCAAGCCTTAATGGTTGAATGCCGTCGGCGCGGGGAGTTAGTTACTCGCTATGGTGGTGAGGAGTTTTGTGTAGTTATTCAAGGGGATAACACTGCGCAGATGACCTTGTTGGCAGAGCGTCTTTTGAAGCGTGTTCGAGCCCTCAATATTTATCATGAGCAATCACCATTAGGTATTATCACTGTGAGTATAGGTGGAGTATTCTACCCACCTTTTCATCCGCAGTTTACTGATGTTGACTGGCAATCAATGATAGGTTTAGCAGACGGCCAACTTTATGTGTCTAAACATGCGGGGCGTAATTGTCTCAACATAAACTATCAAAGCGTTAACCCACTCATGATTGTGGGTTAACGCTCTATAACTTAAAGGTATTAACCTGTTGGCGCATAGTCGTTGCGAGATCTGTTAGCTTATCGATAGATTGGGCAAGTTCAAGTGCTGATGCTGTCGAGTGCATGGCAATATCACTGATCGCGATAATACTGCGATTGATGCTTTCAGCAACACTACTTTGCTCTTGTGCTGAATCACTGACAGTGTTTGCCGCGTTGACAACACCGATTAATATTCCTCGAAGATGAGAGAATAGATCGTTAAAGCTGGTCGAGAACGGCCCAAGTTCATCGTTATCTAACTTGTTAAAAGTCACCGTAAGATCGGAGTTTTTCTGGATGCTTGTTAGTTGGCCCCTGATGTAATTAATGGGCGTCATCACAGCTCAGTTAATCCAAACACCAATAACAAGACTGGCTATCACTGTCAATGTGGTCAGCGTGATGAACAAGGTCAGTGAAGACTAATAAACGTCACTAATTTTGTCTTTCTCTTGAGAGGTTACGCGAAGCTACAATGAAATTAATTCTGAGGTAGTGCCGCTGATAGGGTCGGTTACCTTGTAAAGCGGAATAATCTCATTATCTAGGGCGCTTTTGACATTGCCTGACATACTGGCGAGTTTCTGAAGTAGATGTTCAATTTTCTGATTGGTGAGGGTAAATAGTCGTTCTGCGTTAGCGACCAGTTGTCTTTCTTGTTCTGTCAATTCGGTCGATACATATTTTTGCTAACGAATATCAATATTACGACTAGCATCACGCAGGGCTGTCGTAGCTTCATTAGCGTTAAATTCCCCTGCATTAGCCTTATTGATAGCGTCCATAACAAATACCGCATAATCATCAGCAATGACTTTCAAATCTTCGAGAGGAACTACTCTGTGGTTGTAGATAGTGATAACGCCTTTTTCAATAGTCGTCATCATGTTAATGGCAAGTACACAGATACCTATCTGTAGTGTGAGTGGCAGCATAATGCCAAATGCCATTTTATGCTTGATTTGAGTGTTGTTCATCTTACTAATCTAAAAGTGGAGGTTTTATCTAAAATGATCGAACTTTAGTTGTGTTTATCGGTATGGCAAAAGAATACTGCAGGAGGGGGGGAATATTGAGAAACAAAAAAGCCTCGCAATGCGAGGCTTTTTCTAGACGCTAGTAGCACCTAATAAAATTTGGTGCCCGAACCCGGAATCGAACCAGGGACACGAGGATTTTCAATCCTCTGCTCTACCGACTGAGCTATTCGGGCGACGGGGTGCATTAAAAAGCTTTTGCGCATTTGAGTCAACTAATTTTTTAAAAATAGTTGGCTAAAGCTTTTGTTTGAGCAAGTTTTGCTCGAAACGATGGTTTTTATATCAAAAGTGTCATAAGAGGGAGTTTAAAGGTCGGATGTAGCCTGTTTGGCGCTAGGTGAGAATAACAGTAAAAAGCTCCGCATTTGCGGAGCTTTTTAAGTGTTACTTTAGCATTTCATTGTCAGGGAAGTTGGTTTTCATCACCAACAATACATTATCTTTCAACTGCTGTTGTCCTAGTTCATCATAGGCGGTCGCCATTATTTCTAATGCTCGCTCTGTCGACGGCGTACCTGGATATGCTTCCATTACTGTTTGAGCTCTGACTGCTGCGGCGCTCCATGCGTTCATCTTAATATAATATTCAGCAACCGTAATTGAGTACTTTGCTAAACGATTTTTCAAAAATAACATACGTTTTTGCGCATCGACAGCGTATTTACTGTTAGGATAGGACTTTATCAAACGGTCAAAATCTTTAAAGGCATCTTGCGCTGCTTTTGGGTCTCTATCTGTCCTGTCAATGTTTAACATGTCATGAAACATATAATTATCTGAC
Protein-coding sequences here:
- a CDS encoding MCP four helix bundle domain-containing protein codes for the protein MNNTQIKHKMAFGIMLPLTLQIGICVLAINMMTTIEKGVITIYNHRVVPLEDLKVIADDYAVFVMDAINKANAGEFNANEATTALRDASRNIDIR
- a CDS encoding outer membrane protein assembly factor BamD, whose amino-acid sequence is MHNFAKGAAVALLSLALSACSSSPEDDVQLSKSSPEVLYSQARTSMELGNYSKAVRSLEALDSRYPFGPHKTQVQLDLIYAYYKLDDPASGIANIDRFIRLNPTHKDIDYVYYMRGLVNMQSDNYMFHDMLNIDRTDRDPKAAQDAFKDFDRLIKSYPNSKYAVDAQKRMLFLKNRLAKYSITVAEYYIKMNAWSAAAVRAQTVMEAYPGTPSTERALEIMATAYDELGQQQLKDNVLLVMKTNFPDNEMLK